A window of Daphnia pulicaria isolate SC F1-1A chromosome 10, SC_F0-13Bv2, whole genome shotgun sequence contains these coding sequences:
- the LOC124314807 gene encoding CRAL-TRIO domain-containing protein C3H8.02-like produces the protein MSSQANFEQNFKELKNRLKLISDADPDQYHNDHSLTRYLKAFKTVDAAFQAILKTNKWKKEYNVAALTEDHPTIKNNLALKKARVLRHRDMQGRSVIYIPAKNHSVNDREIDELTQFIVFCLEEASKKSFEDVIDNFCIVFDLKNFSLTCMDYPLIKNIIWLLSRHYPERLGVCLIYNAPTVFSGCWAIIRGWLDENTSSKVTFVNSEEDLCQYLIPDILPTDM, from the exons ATGAGTTCTCAAGCTAATTTTGAGCAAAACTTTAAGGAACTAAAAAATCGATTAAAGTTGATATCTGACGCTGATCCTGATCAG tacCATAATGACCATTCACTTACACGATATTTGAAAGCATTCAAGACTGTTGATGCAGCTTTTCAG gcTATCCTGAAGACCAACAAGTGGAAAAAAGAGTACAATGTTGCAGCACTTACAGAGGACCATCCAACTATCAAAAATAACTTGGCTCTGAAAAAAGCCAGGGTACTTCGTCACAGGGATATGCAAGGTCGATCAGTCATTTACATTCCTGCAAAGAACCATAGTGTAAATGATAGGGAAATTGATGAGCTGACtcaatttattgttttttgtcta gaAGAAGCTTCTAAGAAGTCATTTGAAGATGTAATTGACAATTTCTGCATTGTCTTTGATCTCAAAAACTTTTCATTGACCTGTATGGACTACCCTCTAATTAAGAACATTATTTGGCTGTTGAGTAGACACTATCCTGAAAGATTGGGAGTGTGTCTCATCTACAATGCACCCACCGTATTTTCTGGTTGCTGGGCCATTATTCGTGGTTGGTTGGATGAGAATACATCAAGCAAAGTCACCTTTGTTAATTCAGAAGAGGATTTGTGTCAGTATTTGATACCCGACATTCTTCCAACAGACATGTAA
- the LOC124314806 gene encoding uncharacterized protein LOC124314806, with amino-acid sequence MPQLKSVKSLSKICVDFILDNENDFRKKVGMDSPNFGKNTTSSPFEHLPTVVLEELAKEFREKLNKYSSSINKVVLKFVELMITPHLQTLDLRWWRGNINVLRLAGLKIPNLKTLVLGYSRDSKYYGEFLNCIPKFSKLQFLELSLSGAGDDCMKLLGTYCTELRKLYVGYSDVSDDGIRGLCVVGNCKSICALVLEGSKVTTEGIQLALSNLPELQVLYHTSILECPQK; translated from the exons ATGCCGCAACTTAAAAGTGTTAAATCGCTGTCGAAAATCTGTgtcgattttattttggacaatgaaaatgattttcgtAAAAAAGTTGGTATGGACTCAccgaattttggaaaaaacacGACGAGCAGTCCGTTTGAGCATTTGC CCACAGTTGTGTTGGAAGAACTAGCCAAAGAATTCAGAGAAAAGTTAAACAAATACTCTTCCAGCATTAACAAAGTGGTCCTCAAATTTGTCGAGCTTATGATAACTCCACACCTACAAACATTGGATCTTAGATGGTGGAGAGGAAATATCAATGTGCTCCGATTGGCTGGATTAAAGATTCCG aacTTGAAGACGTTAGTGCTTGGTTATTCCCGTGATAGCAAATACTACggagaatttttgaattgcatTCCCAAGTTTTCAAAGCTTCAATTTTTGGAGCTGTCACTTTCTGGAGCTGGAGACGATTGCATGAAGCTTCTTGGAACCTACTGCACAGAATTGAG AAAACTATATGTCGGATACAGCGATGTGTCAGATGATGGAATTCGGGGGTTGTGCGTCGTTGGAAATTGCAAATCCATATGTGCACTAGTACTGGAGGGATCAAAAGTAACAACTGAAGGGATTCAATTGGCACTTTCAAATTTACCTGAGTTACAGGTATTGTATCACACATCCATTCTCGAATGTCCGCAGAAATAG